CGATGACGGTCCGGAAGTCGAACTCCTCGACCAGTCCCGCCGCGATGTCGGCGGCGTCGCCCTCCCGGCCCAACACGTCGCGGGCGTCGCGTTCGGCGACCAGCAGGAGGTCCACGTCGGGGAACAGCGCCTCCATCGTCTCGCGGGCCTCCGCGGGGTCCCAGAGCTTCGACCGGTAGTTCACGTCGAAGGAGGTCGTCGTCCCGGCCTCCCGTGCGGCCGCGAGCAGGTCGGCCGTGGTCGATTCGAGCGTCTCCGAGAGCGCCGGCGTGATGCCGCTCGTGTGGAACCGGTCGGCCTCGCGGACCCGCTCGACGGGCAACTCCTCGGACTCGGCGGTCGTGACCGCCGCGCCCGCCCGGTCGTAGATGACGTTCGTTCCGCGCGGCTTGCCGCCGTGTTCGAGGTAGTAGGTCCCCTGTCGGCCGTCGTCGCTCCACACCACGTCCGTCTCGACGCCGTGCTGTCGCAGACTCGACGCCACGCGCCGCCCGAGCGGCGAGTCGGGGAGTTTCGAGGTCCACGCCGCGGTCGCGCCGAGGCGCGAGGCCGCGACCGCGACGTTGCTCTCGGCCCCCGCCGCCCGGAGTTCGAGGTCGTCGGCGGTCTCCAGTCGCTCGCCGTCGGGCGGGGAGAGTCTGAGCATCGTCTCGCCGAAGGTCACGAGGTCGGTCATACGTCGTTCGTCGCGGGGGTGGGCCATAATTTACTCGGTCGCGGATAGCTTTCGCCTCCCGGCGTTCGAGCGGTCCGCCCCGAGCGACCGCGCCGTCGCGTGGCTT
This portion of the Halorussus sp. MSC15.2 genome encodes:
- the kdgK1 gene encoding bifunctional 2-dehydro-3-deoxygluconokinase/2-dehydro-3-deoxygalactonokinase, with translation MTDLVTFGETMLRLSPPDGERLETADDLELRAAGAESNVAVAASRLGATAAWTSKLPDSPLGRRVASSLRQHGVETDVVWSDDGRQGTYYLEHGGKPRGTNVIYDRAGAAVTTAESEELPVERVREADRFHTSGITPALSETLESTTADLLAAAREAGTTTSFDVNYRSKLWDPAEARETMEALFPDVDLLLVAERDARDVLGREGDAADIAAGLVEEFDFRTVIVTRGEDGALARHGGEVYEQSAIETDTLDPIGTGDAFLGAFLARRLAGDGVATALEYGSATAALKRTIPGDVAVVTREEVESVLAEEGDEISR